From Thermogemmata fonticola, one genomic window encodes:
- a CDS encoding leucine-rich repeat domain-containing protein, with translation MTPRCHFPLLASIPLFLGLLETPPAEAQPQPPHETDQSPKAPSEPPKTANPPTPLPAAVAHKWREAGAQIGWMRQTPLTLEWEFVPLEQGQPGDLPALAYSHDEPLPPLPDPGVPFGLDLRFSPITKAALKNVAALRSLHVLDLSFSGLSDAELQELAGLTNLHALELSHSAITDAGLKGLAGLKKLQVLGLYGNSITDAGVAALAGLKDLRSLNLSQSRITDAGMKVLAGFKNLQALNLNFTQITNAGLRELAGLTKLRVLDLVNTRITDSGLQVVAGFPDLHVLNLSGTWTTNRGLKELAGLKKLQMLGLRYTWITDSGLKVVAGFPHLQTLDLSQTYITNAGLKELAGLTELQTLHLDRTRITDAGLRELARLKKLQALFLEDTAITNEGLKVLAGLPRLQRLELRGTRITDAGLKELIPIASLQSLNLAHTRITDAGLRELAGLKHLQQLELRGTRITDAGLKELAALKNLQMLILFDTRVTRAGKQELQKALPKCRIIP, from the coding sequence ATGACGCCACGCTGTCATTTCCCCCTGCTCGCCTCGATCCCCCTGTTCCTGGGACTCCTCGAAACCCCGCCGGCAGAAGCCCAACCGCAGCCGCCACACGAGACGGATCAATCTCCCAAAGCACCATCGGAGCCGCCAAAAACGGCAAACCCGCCCACGCCTCTGCCCGCCGCAGTGGCCCACAAGTGGCGAGAAGCCGGCGCCCAGATCGGCTGGATGCGGCAAACCCCGCTCACCCTGGAGTGGGAATTTGTGCCTCTGGAGCAAGGCCAGCCGGGCGATTTGCCAGCCCTGGCCTATAGCCACGATGAGCCGCTGCCGCCACTGCCCGATCCCGGCGTGCCCTTTGGCCTGGACCTCCGCTTCAGCCCGATCACCAAAGCGGCGTTGAAAAACGTGGCCGCCTTGAGGAGTCTGCACGTCCTCGACCTAAGTTTCTCCGGCCTGAGCGATGCTGAACTCCAGGAGTTGGCAGGACTGACGAACCTGCACGCCTTGGAGCTGAGCCACTCTGCGATCACCGATGCGGGGCTGAAGGGACTCGCCGGGCTGAAAAAGCTGCAAGTGCTCGGCCTGTACGGTAATTCGATCACGGATGCGGGGGTGGCCGCCTTGGCCGGTCTCAAGGACCTGCGCTCGCTGAATCTGAGCCAAAGCCGGATCACTGATGCGGGGATGAAAGTGCTAGCCGGTTTCAAGAACTTGCAAGCGTTGAATCTGAACTTTACGCAGATCACGAATGCGGGGCTTCGGGAGTTGGCCGGGCTGACCAAACTGCGCGTGCTGGACCTGGTCAATACCCGAATCACGGACTCCGGGCTGCAAGTAGTGGCCGGCTTCCCCGACCTGCACGTTCTGAACCTGAGCGGAACCTGGACCACCAATCGGGGGCTGAAAGAGCTGGCCGGACTGAAGAAGCTACAGATGCTCGGCCTGAGGTATACCTGGATCACCGACTCCGGCTTGAAAGTCGTGGCCGGCTTCCCCCATCTTCAGACGCTGGATTTGAGCCAAACCTACATCACCAACGCGGGGCTGAAGGAACTGGCCGGACTCACGGAGCTGCAAACCCTGCACCTCGACCGCACCCGCATCACCGATGCCGGACTCCGGGAGTTAGCCCGGCTGAAGAAGTTGCAAGCCCTTTTCCTGGAAGACACCGCCATCACCAATGAAGGCTTGAAGGTGCTCGCCGGTTTGCCCCGCCTGCAACGGCTGGAGCTGCGTGGCACCCGCATCACCGACGCCGGGCTGAAGGAGCTGATACCGATCGCCAGCCTGCAATCGCTGAACTTGGCGCACACCCGTATCACCGATGCCGGACTCCGGGAGCTAGCCGGACTCAAACATCTGCAACAGCTGGAGCTGCGCGGCACC